In Capillimicrobium parvum, a genomic segment contains:
- a CDS encoding methyltransferase family protein produces the protein MESVIGTFVVFLLLAALVLAVLGREERVGVMSGPAAIGVWFVYLVHADTVVTAAYVETGRVDAIPKSVAFIAGGLVIVAGFALFAWATRALVNQGDFEGLRARRLVTGGPYGFMRQPQNAGWALMLLGVAIAGRSLISLALVAIFVAFVALLGRLEARGLAVSFGDEYERWRSRTPSLPFVPVT, from the coding sequence GTGGAATCCGTCATCGGCACCTTCGTCGTCTTCCTCCTGCTCGCCGCGCTCGTCCTCGCGGTGCTCGGCCGCGAGGAGCGGGTCGGCGTCATGTCGGGGCCGGCGGCGATCGGCGTGTGGTTCGTCTACCTCGTCCACGCCGACACCGTCGTCACCGCCGCATACGTCGAGACCGGTCGGGTCGACGCCATTCCCAAGTCGGTGGCGTTCATCGCCGGCGGCCTGGTGATCGTCGCCGGGTTCGCGCTCTTCGCCTGGGCGACGCGCGCGCTCGTCAACCAGGGCGACTTCGAGGGCCTCCGCGCGCGCCGGCTCGTCACCGGCGGCCCGTACGGCTTCATGCGCCAGCCGCAGAACGCCGGCTGGGCGCTCATGCTGCTCGGCGTCGCGATCGCCGGCCGGTCGCTGATCTCGCTCGCGCTGGTCGCGATCTTCGTGGCCTTCGTCGCGCTCCTCGGCCGGCTCGAGGCGCGCGGCCTGGCCGTGTCGTTCGGGGACGAGTACGAGCGCTGGCGCTCGCGCACGCCGTCCCTGCCATTCGTGCCCGTCACGTAG
- a CDS encoding maleylacetate reductase, whose product MSPHISPSENTVGSFVYDALPGRVVFGSGASTGRLAAEVERLGCERVLVVAAEPERELARRLVAPLGDRVAATFEEVRAHVPVEVAQRARAAARDARADGLLCIGGGSTTGTAKAIALEQPLPIVAVPTTYAGSEMTPVWGLTEGRRKTTGRDAAVQPAVVVYDPELTLTLPPEISGPSAMNAMAHCVEAFYAPGANPITSLMAEEGIRALARGVPVAVERPGDLDGRADTLYGAYLAGAAFAVAGSGLHHKICHALGGAFDLPHAQTHTIVLPHVVAYNAPAMPAIAERLDRVLGERGDPAAALYDLAAGIGAPMALADVGLPAGGIDEVLEPILAVVPPSNPRPVDADGLRAVLAGAAAGVRPSAAILNR is encoded by the coding sequence ATGTCGCCACACATTTCGCCCAGCGAAAACACGGTCGGGTCGTTCGTCTACGACGCGCTGCCCGGGAGGGTCGTGTTCGGGAGCGGGGCGAGCACCGGGCGGCTGGCCGCGGAGGTCGAGCGCCTCGGCTGCGAGCGCGTGCTGGTGGTCGCGGCCGAGCCCGAGCGCGAGCTGGCGCGCCGGCTCGTCGCGCCGCTGGGCGACCGGGTCGCCGCGACGTTCGAGGAGGTGCGCGCGCACGTGCCGGTCGAGGTCGCGCAGCGCGCCCGGGCGGCCGCGCGCGACGCGCGCGCCGACGGGCTGCTGTGCATCGGCGGCGGTTCGACGACCGGGACCGCCAAGGCGATCGCGCTCGAGCAGCCGCTGCCGATCGTCGCCGTCCCGACGACGTACGCCGGGTCGGAGATGACGCCGGTGTGGGGCCTGACCGAGGGCCGGCGCAAGACGACCGGGCGGGACGCCGCCGTGCAGCCGGCCGTCGTCGTCTACGACCCCGAGCTCACGCTCACCCTGCCGCCGGAGATCAGCGGCCCGAGCGCGATGAACGCGATGGCCCACTGCGTCGAGGCGTTCTACGCGCCCGGGGCCAACCCGATCACCAGCCTGATGGCCGAGGAGGGCATCCGCGCCCTGGCCCGCGGCGTCCCGGTCGCCGTCGAGCGGCCCGGCGACCTCGACGGCCGGGCCGACACGCTCTACGGCGCCTATCTCGCCGGCGCGGCGTTCGCCGTCGCCGGCTCCGGCCTGCACCACAAGATCTGCCACGCGCTCGGGGGCGCGTTCGACCTGCCCCACGCTCAGACCCACACGATCGTGCTGCCGCACGTCGTCGCCTACAACGCCCCGGCGATGCCGGCGATCGCCGAGCGCCTCGACCGCGTCCTCGGCGAGCGGGGGGATCCCGCCGCCGCGCTCTACGACCTCGCGGCCGGGATCGGCGCGCCCATGGCGCTCGCCGACGTCGGCCTGCCCGCCGGCGGCATCGACGAGGTGCTCGAGCCCATCCTCGCCGTGGTGCCGCCGAGCAACCCGCGCCCGGTCGACGCCGACGGGCTGCGCGCCGTGCTGGCCGGCGCGGCCGCCGGCGTGCGGCCGTCGGCGGCGATCCTGAACCGATGA
- a CDS encoding intradiol ring-cleavage dioxygenase — MTEQAERRNLSDTELTDAVLTSFATSGDARFRRIAESLVRHLHAFAADVQLTEEEWFAGIDFLTRTGHITDDKRQEVVLLSDVLGLSMQVIGINHRHPGGATESTVFGPFFVAGSPAFANGDDIAAGAPGQPCWMQGRVVSTDGTPIPDALIEVWQADEDGFYDVQIADLDAVRGRGHLRSADDGRFWFWSVLPEAYPIPDDGPVGDLLKAAGRSPMRPAHVHFKIDAPGYATLITHVFVEGDQYLDTDAVFGVKSSLIAPFERHEGGSATPDGRELDGPWYSMQYDMVLAPAPAR, encoded by the coding sequence ATGACCGAGCAGGCCGAGCGACGCAACCTGTCCGACACCGAGCTCACCGACGCGGTGCTCACGAGCTTCGCCACGAGCGGCGACGCCCGCTTCCGCCGGATCGCCGAGAGCCTCGTGCGCCACCTCCATGCGTTCGCCGCCGACGTACAGCTCACCGAGGAGGAGTGGTTCGCCGGCATCGACTTCCTGACCCGCACGGGCCACATCACCGACGACAAGCGTCAGGAGGTCGTGCTGCTCTCCGACGTGCTCGGCCTGTCGATGCAGGTCATCGGCATCAACCACCGCCACCCCGGCGGCGCCACCGAGTCGACCGTGTTCGGGCCGTTCTTCGTCGCGGGCTCCCCCGCGTTCGCCAACGGCGACGACATCGCCGCGGGCGCGCCCGGTCAGCCGTGCTGGATGCAGGGGCGCGTCGTCTCGACCGACGGCACACCGATCCCCGACGCGCTCATCGAGGTCTGGCAGGCCGACGAGGACGGCTTCTACGACGTGCAGATCGCCGACCTCGACGCCGTCCGCGGCCGCGGCCACCTGCGCTCCGCCGACGACGGCCGCTTCTGGTTCTGGTCGGTCCTGCCCGAGGCCTACCCGATTCCGGACGACGGCCCGGTGGGCGACCTGCTCAAGGCGGCCGGCCGCAGCCCGATGCGTCCCGCGCACGTGCACTTCAAGATCGACGCGCCGGGCTACGCGACGCTCATCACCCACGTCTTCGTCGAAGGCGACCAGTACCTCGACACCGACGCGGTCTTCGGGGTCAAGAGCTCCCTGATCGCGCCGTTCGAGCGTCACGAGGGCGGCAGCGCCACGCCGGACGGGCGCGAGCTCGACGGCCCGTGGTACTCGATGCAGTACGACATGGTGCTCGCGCCGGCGCCCGCGCGTTAG
- a CDS encoding LacI family DNA-binding transcriptional regulator, with protein MRAPTSHDVAALAGVSQPTVSRALRGDPRVAPDTIRRVREAAGALAYVPSRRGRSLSTRATGQVAVVVRDLGNPFYSEAILHLHAALDAAGRRAVVHTDLPGRPFAAEQLLDGAVDAAILTTTLVGSALPGALADRGLPVVQFNRTAGGDAADACESDNAGGGREVATLLAGLGHTEIGAILGPADTSTGRDREAGLRAGLAQRGIALADARVRRGPFSTATGHEGLASLMAAPHPPSAVFCGNDVVAVGALNAARALGIPVPDRLTIVGFDDIAMAAWEVFRLTTVRQDLAAMSGAAIRLLLDRIDDPGRPPRRVRVPVELVPRGSHGAPARA; from the coding sequence GTGCGGGCCCCGACCAGCCATGACGTCGCGGCGCTCGCGGGCGTCTCGCAGCCCACGGTCTCGCGCGCGCTACGAGGCGATCCGCGCGTGGCGCCTGACACGATCCGCCGGGTGCGCGAGGCCGCGGGCGCGCTCGCCTACGTGCCGAGCCGGCGCGGCCGCAGCCTGTCGACGCGGGCCACGGGCCAGGTCGCCGTCGTGGTCCGCGACCTCGGCAACCCGTTCTACAGCGAGGCGATCCTGCACCTGCACGCCGCGCTCGACGCGGCCGGCCGGCGGGCCGTCGTCCACACCGACCTGCCCGGCCGGCCGTTCGCCGCCGAGCAGCTGCTCGACGGCGCGGTCGACGCCGCCATCCTCACCACGACGCTCGTGGGCTCGGCGCTGCCCGGCGCGCTCGCGGACCGCGGGCTGCCGGTGGTGCAGTTCAACCGGACGGCCGGCGGCGACGCCGCCGACGCCTGCGAGAGCGACAACGCCGGCGGAGGACGCGAGGTGGCGACGCTGCTCGCCGGCCTCGGGCACACCGAGATCGGCGCGATCCTCGGCCCGGCGGACACGAGCACCGGCCGCGACCGCGAGGCCGGCCTGCGCGCCGGCCTGGCACAGCGGGGCATCGCGCTCGCCGATGCGCGGGTGCGTCGCGGCCCGTTCTCGACGGCCACGGGCCACGAGGGGCTGGCGAGCCTGATGGCGGCGCCCCATCCGCCCAGCGCCGTCTTCTGCGGCAACGACGTCGTCGCGGTCGGCGCGCTCAACGCGGCGCGCGCGCTCGGGATCCCGGTCCCGGACCGGCTCACGATCGTCGGCTTCGACGACATCGCGATGGCCGCCTGGGAGGTGTTCCGCCTGACGACCGTGCGCCAGGACCTAGCGGCCATGAGCGGCGCCGCGATCCGCCTCCTGCTCGACCGGATCGACGATCCGGGGCGCCCGCCGCGCCGCGTGCGGGTCCCGGTCGAGCTCGTGCCGCGCGGCTCGCACGGCGCGCCGGCGCGGGCCTAA
- the hisD gene encoding histidinol dehydrogenase has protein sequence MIAADDVRYLKSPGPPTPEAGAEIRRRVEEILADIEAGGADAVRRWSRDLDGWDPPSFVATEQDVERAAAQLDPALRDHIAFAQRQVRGFAEAQRATLTDLRVEPLPGVVLGHRHIPVGSVGAYVPGGRYPMLASSFMTVLVAKAAGVPQVIACAPPQREGGIHPAMLHAMATSGADAVVCLGGVQALAALAFGLIDDLPAVDMLVGAGNAYVAEAKRQLFGRVGIDLLAGPTEVLVVADGTADPRIVAADVLGQAEHGPTSPAGVIAIGEDVARAVAGQIESLLQTWPTAEIAGQAWRDHGWIAIVDSDDQAIALADEAANEHLEIQVDDAKLDDYLARLRNYGSLFLGAQATVAYGDKGVGTNHVLPTARAARYTGGLWVGKFLKTCTWQRLTPEGTRAVAPAIEAICAAEHMEGHGLTATMRLERARA, from the coding sequence ATGATCGCCGCCGACGACGTTCGCTACCTCAAGTCCCCCGGCCCCCCGACGCCGGAGGCGGGCGCCGAGATCCGCCGCCGGGTCGAGGAGATCCTGGCCGACATCGAGGCGGGCGGCGCCGACGCCGTGCGCCGCTGGTCGCGCGACCTCGACGGCTGGGATCCGCCGAGCTTCGTCGCCACCGAGCAGGACGTCGAGCGGGCGGCCGCGCAGCTCGATCCCGCGCTCCGCGACCACATCGCCTTCGCCCAGCGCCAGGTCCGCGGCTTCGCCGAGGCCCAGCGCGCCACGCTGACCGACCTGCGCGTCGAGCCCCTGCCCGGCGTCGTGCTCGGGCACCGCCACATCCCGGTCGGCTCGGTCGGCGCCTACGTCCCCGGCGGGCGCTATCCGATGCTCGCATCGTCGTTCATGACGGTCCTCGTCGCCAAGGCCGCCGGCGTGCCCCAGGTCATCGCCTGCGCGCCGCCGCAGCGCGAGGGCGGCATCCACCCCGCGATGCTGCACGCGATGGCGACCTCGGGCGCGGACGCGGTCGTCTGCCTCGGCGGCGTCCAGGCCCTCGCGGCGCTGGCCTTCGGCCTGATCGACGACCTGCCGGCGGTCGACATGCTCGTCGGGGCCGGCAACGCCTACGTCGCCGAGGCCAAGCGGCAGCTGTTCGGGCGGGTCGGCATCGACCTGCTCGCGGGCCCGACCGAGGTGCTCGTCGTGGCCGACGGGACCGCCGACCCGCGCATCGTCGCCGCCGACGTCCTCGGCCAGGCCGAGCACGGGCCGACCTCGCCCGCCGGCGTGATCGCCATCGGCGAGGACGTCGCGCGCGCGGTCGCGGGCCAGATCGAGTCGCTGCTGCAGACATGGCCGACCGCGGAGATCGCCGGGCAGGCGTGGCGCGACCACGGCTGGATCGCGATCGTCGACTCCGACGACCAGGCCATCGCGCTCGCCGACGAGGCCGCGAACGAGCACCTCGAGATCCAGGTCGACGACGCCAAGCTCGACGACTACCTCGCCCGCCTGCGCAACTACGGCTCGCTCTTCCTCGGCGCCCAGGCGACCGTGGCCTACGGCGACAAGGGCGTCGGGACCAACCACGTCCTGCCGACCGCGCGGGCCGCGCGCTACACCGGCGGCCTGTGGGTGGGCAAGTTCCTGAAGACGTGCACGTGGCAGCGGCTGACGCCGGAGGGCACGCGCGCGGTGGCGCCGGCGATCGAGGCGATCTGCGCGGCCGAGCACATGGAGGGCCACGGGCTGACCGCGACCATGCGCCTGGAGCGCGCACGGGCATGA
- a CDS encoding SDR family NAD(P)-dependent oxidoreductase, translating to MSAWSLDGRVALVTGAGRGLGRGIALELARAGAHVACVARTAADLDEVVAAIAAEGGRALAHPADVTDEDAAAAAVAAAEELGDLRVVVTAAGTNRPGPARDYPMADWDALFAVNVRATFLACRAAGDSMLRRGVPGSIVTLSSQMGAVGYPGRVAYCATKHAVEGMTKALAVEWGRAGVRVNAVAPTFVETPMTAPFFADPGFREEILERRLPSGRLATIDDVAHAARYLACDASASVTGHMLRVDGGWTAW from the coding sequence ATGAGCGCGTGGTCGCTCGACGGGCGCGTCGCGCTCGTCACGGGCGCGGGGCGGGGGCTCGGACGGGGCATCGCCCTCGAGCTCGCTCGCGCCGGCGCCCACGTCGCGTGCGTGGCCCGGACGGCGGCCGACCTCGACGAGGTCGTCGCGGCGATCGCGGCCGAGGGGGGCCGCGCGCTCGCCCACCCCGCCGACGTGACCGACGAGGATGCGGCCGCCGCCGCGGTCGCCGCCGCGGAGGAGCTGGGCGACCTGCGCGTCGTCGTCACCGCCGCCGGGACCAACCGGCCGGGCCCCGCCCGCGACTACCCGATGGCCGACTGGGACGCCCTGTTCGCCGTCAACGTCCGGGCCACGTTCCTCGCGTGCCGCGCCGCCGGCGACTCGATGCTGCGCCGCGGCGTGCCCGGCAGCATCGTCACGCTCTCCTCGCAGATGGGCGCCGTCGGCTATCCGGGCCGCGTCGCGTACTGCGCGACCAAGCACGCCGTCGAGGGCATGACGAAGGCGCTCGCCGTCGAGTGGGGGCGCGCTGGGGTGCGCGTCAACGCGGTGGCGCCGACGTTCGTCGAGACGCCGATGACGGCGCCGTTCTTCGCGGACCCCGGGTTCCGGGAGGAGATCCTCGAGCGCCGTCTGCCGAGCGGCCGCCTCGCCACGATCGACGACGTCGCCCACGCCGCCCGCTACCTCGCGTGCGACGCGTCGGCCAGCGTCACCGGCCACATGCTGCGCGTCGACGGCGGCTGGACCGCCTGGTGA
- a CDS encoding IclR family transcriptional regulator domain-containing protein, which translates to MASVDASAPRRGTGLQSLERGLTVVAAFSREHPRMTLSEVARMTGLTPATARRILLTLEELGFVRCEERRFSLTPRVLSLGWSYLSSLDLWEIAQPVMQDVAGRAGETCTAATLDLPDVVAVARATTRRIMTMNLQVGGRLPAHATAMGRVLLADLPEAELERFLATAALAPLTEHTIREPAALRRELTRVRRQGWALVDEELEIGLRSVAAPVRGADGRVFAALNLCTSSGRVSAAEVHERLLPGLLDGADEISAALRRRQEPPVLRLAP; encoded by the coding sequence ATGGCGAGCGTCGACGCCTCCGCGCCCCGGCGCGGCACCGGACTGCAGTCGCTCGAGCGCGGCCTGACGGTCGTCGCCGCGTTCTCGCGCGAGCACCCCCGCATGACGCTCAGCGAGGTCGCCCGGATGACGGGCCTGACCCCGGCCACCGCCCGCCGGATCCTGCTGACGCTGGAGGAGCTCGGCTTCGTGCGCTGCGAGGAGCGGCGCTTCTCGCTGACGCCGCGCGTCCTCTCGCTCGGCTGGTCGTACCTCTCGTCGCTGGACCTCTGGGAGATCGCCCAGCCGGTGATGCAGGACGTGGCCGGCCGCGCGGGCGAGACGTGCACGGCCGCGACGCTCGACCTGCCGGACGTCGTCGCGGTCGCGCGCGCCACGACCCGCCGGATCATGACGATGAACCTGCAGGTCGGCGGCCGTCTGCCCGCGCACGCCACCGCGATGGGCCGGGTGCTGCTGGCCGACCTTCCGGAGGCCGAGCTCGAGCGGTTCCTGGCCACGGCGGCCCTCGCGCCGCTGACCGAGCACACGATCCGCGAGCCGGCGGCGCTGCGCCGCGAGCTTACGCGGGTGCGGCGTCAGGGCTGGGCGCTGGTCGACGAGGAGCTCGAGATCGGCCTGCGCTCCGTCGCGGCGCCCGTGCGCGGCGCGGACGGCCGCGTCTTCGCCGCGCTCAACCTCTGCACGTCGAGCGGGCGCGTCTCGGCGGCCGAGGTGCACGAGCGCCTGCTGCCCGGTCTGCTCGACGGCGCGGACGAGATCTCGGCGGCCCTGCGGCGCCGCCAGGAGCCGCCGGTCCTGCGCCTCGCGCCGTAG
- a CDS encoding FAD-binding oxidoreductase, whose translation MDAMKWWGWGREDVAFTHEDKPGLRPFIQRALDVDVAQPGEPPVPFSTVDVPEPKVDATLLAALRAAAGVDHVSVDPHDRVVHARGKALRDLVRHRTGDVGRVPDVVVRPGDEAAVAGILRAALDADAVVIPFGGGTNISGSLEAPAVEERTIVSLDLGRLDRLLEIDAESRLARVQAGVFGPHLEEQLHAHGWTAGHFPDSFTHSTLGGWIATRSSGMQSDKYGDVADLTRAVRVVTPAGTLVTRPVPSTSTGPSVREMVLGSEGRLGIITEATIHVHALPAQRVILGYLLPDWPRALEAMRALAEAEVTPSVTRVSDAPETQFSFATRKAPTAFDQVKSRALQLALRRLGIDAEQMCLSFVGYEGSEERVAAQRRAVGRIVKEHGGLCIGASPGELYDQKKFDTPYIRDFLLDRGTLADVSETSAPWGALPRLYDNVMADARAAFARLGITGYIMCHLSHSYHSGACLYFTFAFKPSGAREPLEEYDVVKGAIQQAFVDNGATLSHHHAVGTEHAQWLEQDISAPGVAMVRALFDGVDPGGNLNPGKIVVRT comes from the coding sequence ATGGACGCGATGAAATGGTGGGGCTGGGGGCGCGAGGACGTCGCGTTCACGCACGAGGACAAGCCGGGGCTGCGGCCGTTCATCCAGCGCGCGCTCGACGTCGACGTCGCGCAGCCGGGCGAGCCGCCCGTGCCCTTCTCGACGGTCGACGTCCCGGAGCCGAAGGTCGACGCGACGCTGCTCGCCGCCCTGCGCGCGGCGGCCGGCGTCGACCACGTCTCGGTGGACCCGCACGACCGAGTGGTCCACGCGCGCGGCAAGGCGCTGCGCGACCTCGTCCGCCACCGCACCGGCGACGTCGGCCGGGTGCCCGACGTCGTCGTGCGCCCCGGCGACGAGGCGGCGGTCGCCGGCATCCTGCGCGCCGCCCTGGACGCGGACGCAGTCGTCATCCCGTTCGGCGGCGGCACGAACATCTCGGGCAGCCTCGAGGCGCCCGCCGTCGAGGAGCGCACGATCGTCTCGCTCGACCTCGGCCGCCTGGACCGGCTGCTCGAGATCGACGCCGAGTCGCGCCTGGCGCGCGTGCAGGCGGGCGTGTTCGGCCCGCACCTCGAGGAGCAGCTGCACGCCCACGGCTGGACCGCGGGCCACTTCCCCGACAGCTTCACCCACTCGACGCTCGGCGGCTGGATCGCCACGCGATCGTCGGGCATGCAGTCCGACAAGTACGGCGACGTCGCCGACCTCACGCGCGCGGTGCGCGTCGTCACGCCGGCCGGCACGCTCGTCACGCGCCCGGTCCCGAGCACGTCGACCGGCCCGAGCGTGCGCGAGATGGTGCTCGGCAGCGAGGGCCGGCTCGGCATCATCACCGAGGCGACGATCCACGTCCACGCGCTGCCTGCGCAGCGGGTCATCCTCGGCTACCTCCTGCCCGACTGGCCGCGCGCCCTGGAGGCGATGCGCGCGCTCGCCGAGGCGGAGGTGACGCCGTCGGTCACGCGCGTGTCCGACGCCCCCGAGACGCAGTTCTCCTTCGCCACCCGCAAGGCGCCGACCGCGTTCGACCAGGTCAAGTCGCGCGCGCTGCAGCTGGCCCTGCGCCGGCTCGGCATCGACGCCGAGCAGATGTGCCTGTCGTTCGTCGGCTACGAGGGCTCGGAGGAACGCGTCGCCGCGCAGCGCAGGGCGGTCGGCCGGATCGTCAAGGAGCACGGCGGCCTGTGCATCGGCGCGAGCCCGGGCGAGCTCTACGACCAGAAGAAGTTCGACACGCCGTACATCCGCGACTTCCTCCTGGACCGCGGCACGCTCGCCGACGTGTCGGAGACCTCGGCACCGTGGGGCGCGCTGCCGCGTCTCTACGACAACGTGATGGCCGACGCGCGCGCGGCGTTCGCCCGACTCGGCATCACTGGCTACATCATGTGCCACCTGTCGCACTCGTATCACTCGGGCGCGTGCCTGTACTTCACGTTCGCGTTCAAGCCGTCGGGGGCGCGCGAGCCCCTCGAGGAGTACGACGTCGTCAAGGGCGCGATCCAGCAGGCGTTCGTCGACAACGGCGCGACGCTCTCCCACCACCACGCGGTCGGTACGGAGCACGCGCAGTGGCTCGAGCAGGACATCTCCGCGCCGGGCGTGGCGATGGTGCGCGCGCTGTTCGATGGGGTCGACCCGGGCGGCAACCTGAACCCCGGCAAGATCGTCGTCCGGACGTAG
- a CDS encoding lysophospholipid acyltransferase family protein, with translation MRGQINRCAQLDVPWARCRTARVLRETIQRFVLSPILTYYTRRGRAGTERFARIEPPVVFVANHRSHLDTPIILRALPWKWRHRTAVAAAADYFYRDRRIARLVSLVFNTVPVQRQGGGVGDLEHVERLLAERWNLLVYPDGTRVREGSGGRLRTGAAVLAARHGLAILPIHLSGTGAAMPPGQAWPRRRLWRRRHPVRVVFGEPIHAASPDDRHDAIDRVQAFFDAEDLVVASGGR, from the coding sequence ATGAGAGGCCAGATCAACCGCTGCGCGCAGCTCGACGTCCCATGGGCCCGGTGCCGGACGGCCCGGGTGCTGCGCGAGACGATCCAGCGCTTCGTGCTGTCGCCGATCCTCACGTACTACACGCGGCGCGGCCGGGCGGGCACCGAGCGCTTCGCGCGCATCGAGCCGCCGGTGGTGTTCGTCGCCAACCACCGCAGCCACCTCGACACGCCGATCATCCTGCGCGCGCTGCCCTGGAAGTGGCGCCACCGCACCGCGGTCGCCGCGGCGGCGGACTACTTCTACCGCGACCGGCGCATCGCCCGGCTCGTGTCGCTCGTCTTCAACACGGTGCCGGTGCAGCGCCAGGGCGGCGGCGTCGGGGACCTCGAACACGTCGAGCGCCTGCTGGCCGAGCGCTGGAACCTGCTCGTCTACCCGGACGGCACGCGGGTGCGCGAGGGGTCCGGCGGGCGGCTGCGCACGGGCGCGGCGGTCCTCGCCGCGCGCCACGGCCTGGCGATCCTGCCGATCCACCTCAGCGGGACGGGCGCAGCGATGCCGCCCGGGCAGGCGTGGCCGCGGCGGCGGCTCTGGCGCCGGCGCCATCCGGTGCGCGTCGTGTTCGGCGAGCCGATCCATGCGGCGAGCCCGGACGACCGCCACGACGCGATCGACCGGGTCCAGGCGTTCTTCGACGCCGAGGACCTCGTGGTGGCGTCAGGCGGGCGCTGA
- a CDS encoding universal stress protein → MDRPIVVGYDGSADAGQAIVQAAALFPGRRALVVVVWPPLVGGAAAGLAALPASVVREGEAKLDAEAGDAARALAEQGASLAREAGLAAEPCPVGTAGPVVNALLRAADEHDAAALVVGSRGRSAVKSALMGSVSSGVVHHARRPVVVVPSAPA, encoded by the coding sequence ATGGACCGCCCGATCGTCGTCGGCTACGACGGCTCCGCGGACGCCGGCCAGGCGATCGTCCAGGCGGCGGCGCTGTTCCCCGGCCGCCGGGCGCTCGTCGTTGTCGTCTGGCCGCCGCTCGTCGGCGGGGCCGCGGCGGGCCTCGCCGCCCTTCCCGCTTCGGTCGTCCGCGAGGGGGAGGCCAAGCTCGACGCCGAGGCCGGGGACGCGGCCCGCGCGCTTGCCGAGCAGGGCGCGAGCCTCGCTCGGGAGGCCGGCCTCGCCGCGGAACCGTGTCCGGTCGGCACCGCCGGTCCTGTCGTGAACGCGCTGCTGCGCGCCGCCGACGAGCACGACGCCGCCGCGCTCGTCGTCGGCAGCCGGGGGCGCTCGGCCGTGAAGTCGGCGCTGATGGGCAGCGTCTCGAGCGGCGTCGTGCACCACGCCCGCCGCCCGGTCGTCGTCGTGCCCTCAGCGCCCGCCTGA
- a CDS encoding DUF3817 domain-containing protein codes for MTALRLLRYVAFAEATSFLALLVAAYFKHDGQGETGVSILGPIHGALFLAYVVLTLLAREIAGWSAGTTVLVLIGAVLPFGGYVVDWRFLRTPPRTA; via the coding sequence ATGACCGCCCTTCGCCTCCTTCGCTACGTCGCCTTCGCCGAAGCCACCAGCTTCCTCGCCCTCCTCGTCGCCGCCTACTTCAAGCACGACGGCCAGGGGGAGACCGGGGTGTCGATCCTCGGCCCCATCCACGGCGCGCTCTTTCTCGCCTACGTCGTCCTCACGCTCCTCGCCCGCGAGATCGCCGGCTGGAGCGCAGGTACCACGGTCCTCGTCCTGATCGGCGCGGTGCTGCCCTTCGGCGGCTACGTCGTCGACTGGAGGTTCCTGCGCACGCCGCCGCGGACGGCCTGA